The DNA region TTCCTTCAGCAGATAAATATGTAAGACTGAAAAGAGATCAAAACCAACATTCAGAGATAGGCTTAGACTTTCCTGAAGAACTCGAAAAAATCGAAGAAACGACAAACTTTATTCTTAAATACAAAACAAATGAGTTCACTGGCGGCTCATACGTTGGAAGATTTAAGTACAATTTATACAAATTTGACTAAGGAGATTAAGGTGAAATTATTTCTATTTCTTCTTTTGGCCTTTTCCTTAATTGCACACTCTTCTGAAAAACAGATCTATGAAGACACTGTTAAAGTTGGAAAATCGCAAACAAGGGCCATTAGATCAAACGAAACAAAACAAAAGCTTGAATTCACACACGATGGTACCAACTGGAAAACAATGGGATCTGGCTCTGGAGGTTCTGGTGGTGAGAACTACGATAACGCATTAACAGATGATGATAATCCAAATGCAGAAAACGGAACAGAAAAATGGACTGGCTCAGGTGGAGTTTTTAATTATGACGATCAAGATCCTCTTGAAGGAAGTCGCTCATTCGTTTTCACTCCGAGTGCACAAGGGGATGAAAGGTGTACTGCTTTTAAGAATTTCAACACAGATAGATTTAAAAGCCAATCTTGTGAAGCGCGTGTAACCTATGTCGGTGGAGACAAGAATCTTGATCTATTAGTAGTCGATGGAAACGGCGATATACTTAACCCGCAGGTAGATGGAGCGAATGAAGATTCCAATAATAGATCGCTCTCACCTTCAACAGTAAAAAGTTATCACAGCGTAAGCTTTCTTTGCCCGTCTCAGGCGAGCATTGTAGCTGATGCCAACAAGGGTAATATTAAAGTATGCCTAAAGAATACAGGGGCGACCTCAGCACCCTCTGTTAAGTTTGATAAGGTTTATGCTGGCACTTTATCTGGCTTAACAGAAGAGGTAACGCCAAGCTCATTTAGTTCTTTACTCGGTAGTGATGGCTCTATCACAAGTCAGTCGTCAACGTGGCTTAGTGGTTCTTGCACCGTTGGGACTGGTGTCTATACGTGTCCCGTCGTTACTGGTCTTGTTTCTCAGAAGCTCGCTTGTCAAATGACGGTAGACACGGGGACTTATCAATACTGGGGAACTTATGACTCGTCAAATTCAAGCCCTACGCAAGTCGTCTTTAGAACTTCAAATGATGGCGTAGCCTCTAATGCAAAGTTATCGGTATTTTGCCATAAGCAAGGGGCAGACTCTAACAATAAAGTAACCGCCTATAGAGCATTACCTAAAGCGGTTGAGTATTTTCCTATCCTTTGGGCGAAAACAAATAGAATTGGAGACTATCAAAACTCAAGCACTGGTTCAAAATGGTGGGACTCAGCATCTTGCTCAAGTGGCGTTGTAACTTTTAATTATGCTAGTCTAGGTCTACAGGCTCCCCCAGTTTTCTCGGTTAATGAGGCGATTCACTCACAAGTAAGAGTAACAAGCCCCTCAACAACAAACGTGCAATTCACTTTCTTTACAGAGGGCGGGGCTCTTGCGAGTTGTGGCTCTATAAACTCTATTCAAATATATTTAGGTAAGAGTGCTCTTGATTTTCAGTTGCCGACCTTGCGTCCTCTGTTAATTCCAAACGCAGTTTTTTATGGGCCCTATGATTTAACAGTAAGCGGGACTAACTGGACAAGTAACTATACGAAGGGCGTTTTTTACACTGTAAATGGCGAATGGTTTGCGTCTCTTGTTATCGGTGGCGACCTTTCGCCCTCGGGCTCATCTTTTTCAAATACAATCGCGGGCGTTTCGTTTGAATCTGGCATAAATCAACCTTGCTCAGCACTTGGACAGTCTGGGACATATAACAATGCGTGGACAGGTGCGGGCACAGGTGTGGTTAACTTTCAATCAGGAGTAAATAGCACAGGCGTAAGAGTAAATTGCTCGAATGTGAAACTCCTCTCTAAACCAACATTTATACCTTAAGGAGAATCAGAATGAGGTTTTTAATATTTTTACTATTGTCTTTTAACTGTTTTGCAATCGACCATTACATTCAAAAAAGTAGTGTTGCAGATTGTACCAAGTCGCAATCTGTATTCTCTGGGCCAATGGCATTTATTGAGTGTTCAAAACTTGGGGAGTGTATAGAGGTAAAGGAAAATCCTTACAACTGTAATTACTCTCAAGTCGTTCCCGAAATGATTGAAGATAAAACTAAGCCTCAATATTCGAAGCGAGTCACTTATGAGTGTGGAGATAATTGTCAATCTCTTTGGGATCAGGGAGCACCATATACGAACTGTTTACCAGGGGAAAAAGAGGCTATTTTAAATCTCGAGCTTGAGCAAATTTATTGTACGACCTTAACGGGTTATGCTCAGCTCGCATCTGGGCGTGAAATTGTAACAATCAACCCAGCGTTAAAAACAGCTTTCGACAATGCAATCGCTCAAAAACAAGCAATCAAAGACTCAATAGCGCGAGGTAAATTGATATCGTCAAAATGTCAGGATGCTTTGGCATATATTACTGATTACAATAATCAGGCAGGACGAACTATTGAAGAGATCACAAATCTCCAAGCGACATACTCGACATTCATTGATGCTATTACTGTTAACAGAATAGACCTTGCTATCTCTGAGTTGAACAATGTTACAGCTCCTGAAATGCAAAGTCTTAAGACAGCTCTTCTTTCAATTCTTCAAAACTAATAGTCGAAAAACTCTTAAGTTAATCTTTTGTTAAAATAGGTCCTAGATATTAACGTCTAGGGCCATTTATGTTAACGAAAGAAAAGACTCAATCACTGAAAGACTACATATTCATAGCAACAACGGCCATAGGTGTCGTTCTTTATATGCATAGAACATTTGCAACTCAAGAGGCACTCAATCAAGCTCGATTACTGATTAAACAACAAGACGTTCAAATCAAGTTTCAAAATAAGGTTCAGTGTTTGATTGCAAGAAGACTCGAAGTTGAAGAATCTAAATTAGATAAAATCTGCGATTTTACATTGGATAGATAATGAAAAAGCCATTTTATTCATCAAAAGTGAATATTGTTAACTTGATCATATTAGGACTTCTCTGTATTCCAAAAGTAAATGAGATGGCCGAAAAGAATCCAAATACAATTTTATTTTTAAGCTGCCTCTTGAATCTTGTTTTTAGAAACCTCAGAAGTAATACAAAGCTTATATCCTGCAAGGTTAAGGACGCGGATTAAAACATCTAGCTTGATTGTTCTCTTGTTCTTTTCCAGGAGACTTATATATGCCCTAGAGAATCCTAGTTCTTTTGCAAGTTTAGCCTTGGAACCATACTCTGAATTTTTAGAGAGGTAGAGATTGATTAATCCCCTAGCCTTCAAAAATTCTACTTCGCGACATCCGTCAATGACAACATTCGGGCAAGTTTGAATGATTTCTTCGACAAGCTTAGGGTGCAGACCATTAAGAAAAAGTCTAAGATCACTCTTCTCTTCACTGCTTCCATATTTTTGAATTATTTCTAAATTCGTCGCAAAGGTTTTCGCTGCGACTTTTCGCATCTCTTTTCGAGACTCAATGAATCGTTCTTCGATCTCTAAATCAAATAATCTTTCAAGTGCTCTCTCTACGATTTCCATATCTTTACCTCTTTCGATTCAATCACTTCAATTAGAAGCTTTTGTCCAAATTTCTTGTGTTGATACTGTTGATTGACCTTCCATGGTCCAGAGTAAAGCCATTTATCATCCATGATAACGCCAGCCCGAGTGAGTCCATCCACAAATGGCTTTAGAGCTCCTACAAAACCATCGTAGTCGAGAGCTTTACTAGAATACCTGCAGATCTTTAAAGTGTAGTTTGTGAGAGGTCGAATTGGAAGAGAATTTCTTACTTTAAAATAAACTAAGTCATATATCTCATTGTTCGTTTTATTTCGCTTTTTATAGTGAGTCCTAATATCTCTATTAAGACTCTTGCCTTTGAATTGCTCTAGATCGATTTCAATTTTCAAGTGGTACATATTTTTAAAATACCACCTATTTAAGATCGGAACTATTTGAAAAGGTCTATTTTTTTCTCTGCCAATTCCTTTCTATAAATTGCAGCTTGAATATATTCAAGCCTATTCTTAATGAGTGATGAAATTTTCATCTCTTCTGAAAAAATACGCTCCTGATTCTCATCAGCATCGTTACTTACATCCCATTTTGAATAAGACTTATTAAAATGATCAAGGTACTTTGTAATTGAAACGTGAATAATGCTATAGTGTGGATTTATCAGGTTGAAGCAAATAATTATATCTTCATCTTCAAAATTTTCAACTGCATACTTCATTGCATATGCTAATTGCTCAAGATAAAATTCAAAACTTAAAGCGTCTCCATTCTGAAGATTTACTTCACCAACATGATATCTCTCGTCCCCTTCTTTTATTCCATTGTCTAAATCAATGAGTCCGTTATCACCTTGATTATTATTAATGGTAATCCTGTCGCGAGCATACACTAGAGAGCCTAGAATTAACTGGAATATCTCAAGATCTTGATCACGCTTTCGATCTTCAGATTCTTTAATAAGTCTATCCTTGAGATCATTTTCTCTTTTTTTAGATTCTTTCTGCTCGAGTATAATAAAATACAAAACAAAAAAGCTTAAAATGGGACTGAGAACACCGGAGACATATGAGCCATATTGACCAAGCAAGTCTGGCTTAATAATAAACTTATCAAAAAGTGATAGCTTTGGACCGTATAACGGAAGAATGATTAAAGGAAGTGTAAAAACAAAAATTAAAGCAAAAAAAGAAATCCATAAAATATTAACGTGTTCTAATTTCTTATAGACCAAAGTTTGAAAACGATTGAATTCAGACATGAAAATAATCTCCCGATATACAATACAAAATATCGGATCAAGGAGGACCTTTCATAAATCAATTTATCTTAATGAGAAACCGTTTCTTTAGAATAAACTGACTTGACAAATTTATATTCTTTTTCAAATCGCTCTCTTATGCGATCAGACATGCAGTTACTAACAAAAATATCAGCACGAGGATTGGTGCAATAAACAGACCTAACCAATTCATTCATAAAAGATTGGTTTACCATTTCAATATTATCAAAATCGAGTTCATACTCATCGTACGCTTGGCCATCTAGTGCCTTTTCTACTAACGATTTTGCTAAGATTCTTCCTGAAAGCATTTTTTGATTTGCGACAAATAGTTTGATCTTCATAATTTAATCCTAAAATCAAGAGACGTACCTACAAATGGATTCTCAGTATGGAGCCTCGATACAATTTTACCACTAGTTGGAATATGAAAATAGCCATCATGGCTCTGGATCGTTATTTCCCCCTTATAAGCTCTAACAATATTACATACTTCATTAAGCCCGATACCTCGCATAGGGTCTATAATAGATGATACATGTCTCTCCATCGCTTTTTCAATAAGTTTATTTGATGCAAGGCCTAAAAGCTTGAAAGTTCTATTAAAAGCTCCCCGAAATCCAATACCTAAATCACAAAAAGAGAATTCAAACGTCCTTATACTGGGATAAAACTGGGCAGAAAAGTAACCCCACCCTTCATTTTCGCGATTTCCAGAATGGTAAAAAACATTGTTCGCAACTTCTGTGATCGCTGTATGCAAATCATCTTTAATATGGTCAATTGGTAGCCCGTTCAACTTAAGCGACTCCAAAACTAGGCCTGCAATATAATCATTGTTTTCATTATCTATTTTTTGTAGTTCGACTAATGAACGATTTTGGCGAACGATGTTAGGGTATGTGTAACTAGGGATAAGGTTAAATAGTCCCATTCTTCCACAGTAGGATTTTACTTTTTCGCACCTTGGATAAATGACATCTTTATGAATGCAATTTGAACGTGCTAAAAGATCGATTAGACACATAATATGAGTCATATCACTTGGATGCACATTTCTAACATTATAAAGACTCAGAGTAACCTTGGTTGAACTGTTTATTGTAGAAGGTGCTAACTTTCTATCGACTAAACTAGCCATATCAATTATTTTGATCTTCATAATAACTCCAGCGAGAACATGTTTCAAAAGAGCGAAATTGAGCTATTCACCTCAACATCCATCCATAATTTATTCTAAGTCAACTTTTTTGGCTTAAACAATGATTCACTTTCTTCTTGCTTAACGGTCAGGAACAACAATAGTTCAGACAATTCTTTCTTTACAGTTTTTAAATCTGAATCAAGTTCATAAATTTGATCTGTAATCTCTCCATAGAGTTCAATACCGACATCCTCAGGGGCATAATATCTCAACTTATTACTGTGCCTATCAAAATTCTCTAGTAATTTACTCATTCGACTCTCGGTTAAATTA from Halobacteriovorax sp. GB3 includes:
- a CDS encoding helix-turn-helix domain-containing protein; translated protein: MEIVERALERLFDLEIEERFIESRKEMRKVAAKTFATNLEIIQKYGSSEEKSDLRLFLNGLHPKLVEEIIQTCPNVVIDGCREVEFLKARGLINLYLSKNSEYGSKAKLAKELGFSRAYISLLEKNKRTIKLDVLIRVLNLAGYKLCITSEVSKNKIQEAA
- a CDS encoding STAS-like domain-containing protein, with product MKIKLFVANQKMLSGRILAKSLVEKALDGQAYDEYELDFDNIEMVNQSFMNELVRSVYCTNPRADIFVSNCMSDRIRERFEKEYKFVKSVYSKETVSH